Genomic segment of Drosophila ananassae strain 14024-0371.13 chromosome 2L, ASM1763931v2, whole genome shotgun sequence:
GATGGCCACTGTAATTGTAAACAACTCGTCGTCGTCGGCGTTGAACAACAATGAGCTTGAGCCGAACAACAATACtagtagcagcagcagtggcagcagcagcagcaacagcagcaacaacagcagcagcaacaataacagcagcagcaacatcaccaACCGatcagcaacagcagtggCAACATCAACCATACCTCCTGCCACCAGAACAACGATGAACTGCAGCAGCAAACTAAACtatattttatgtaaaaaGGTTGCCATTTGCATAGTTGGCATGCTGATTAATGTGACTTTTGATTTCCGTTCCGTTCGATTATGCCACTTTTGATTTGTTGCCTGCGCTTGGAGTACTTTTGTATGTAGACGCGACCAACACAGCCTCTCAATGCAACACCGCTTCTCAGACATTCAACACACAAACATGCATACACAGATACACTCGAACTCGGAATTATGTTAGGACACTCTCTATCCGCTGAGATACACGACTCTTTGAGATCTGATAAGAAACATAGAagcatattttaatattcgGCAATATGAATACACCATCTAAGGTGCTCCTGTTTTCACTTGATGATCAGGCCTCtcttttaagattttcatgtttttaaattacaaaataccTTTGCTAATAGTGTCATCTATTTTTGAAAACGGCAGCACCTGCTTTGAAGCTCAAAAGTGAAAACGGCAGCACTACCATTCTTATATCGCACTTCCTTGACTTTTCCCTTTACACTAATATCTCATCTATTGAACATCCTAGGCCTCTGATCGGGATCGTATTGTATGGACCTATAATGCACCTTTGGCGCCGCATCAGTTGGCCGCCCTCcagcgacagcagcagcagcaagagCAGCAGttccagcaccagcagcagcaactccagcaacagcatctccagcagcaacagcaactccagcagcaacaacaactccagcagcaacagcaacaattcTACGGTCAGCAATCGCATTCAAATTCACATTCAAGTTCCATTAGTTCGTCCGTGGGCAGTCCGGCATCGCCTACGTCGGTTTCCTCGTCGGTGATGTCCTCGTCGGGCTCCAAAGGCGCCCTGGGCAGTAGTAGTAATGGTCCGGTTGccctgcagcagcaacagcaaaggGAACGAGAACAGGGCGGCGGCCAATCCGCCGTCGTACAGCCGCCCAACGGAATTCCCGGTCTGCTGAGCTGCCCAGGGAACAATGGTGCTGGTGGTAGTGGCCTTGGTGGTGGTATTGGTGTCGGTGTCCATGTCGGTGGTGGTGATCAGAGCGTTTCAGAGGCCATTTCGAATATATCTAGTCCCGACTACCAAGACGACGATAATTTATTAAGTTCTCGCGATATTCTAGGCGGCATGGTACTAAGCGATCCCAGCGACTCGGACTCCACCATTCTCGTCTCGGACGCGGCCACTCTGCAGCGCCAACAGATGAAGCAGCAGCTCCGCGCCCAGCAACAGAGGGATAAGGAGCGGGATCGCGACCGCGACCAGTCCGAGCACAAGGTGGTGATCCAAGTGCGCGGCTTGGACAGCaaccacagcaacagcagtggCCGCTCCGACGACGATGTGGTCACCCTCACGGATGAACCGATCGGTACGAATCCCGTGGGTTTGCGGGATGGCTCGCCGCCCGTATCCGACGATGGCAGCGATGTGGAGTCGCTGCACTCGTACCACTACTCGCCGAAGGCCGTGGACATGCCCTCGGCCATTCGTCTGGCGAAAAGACTGCACTCCCTCGACGGTTTCAAGAAAAGCGATGTGTCGCGGCACCTCAGCAAAAAGTAACTATCATTTTAAATGTTATCCTGACAGTCCTGATTAATACAATCGTATTCCCTTTGTAGCAACGATTTTAGTCGAGCTGTGGCCGATGAGTATTTGAAACACTTCAACTTCAAGGATAAATCACTGGACCAAGCTCTGCGCGAATTCCTGCAGCAGTTTTCGCTATCCGGCGAGACGCAGGAACGAGAGCGGGTCCTTGTGCACTTCTCCAAACGCTTCCTCGACTGCAATCCTGGCACATTCAACTCGCAGGACGCCGTCCACACGCTGACCTGTGCCATAATGCTGCTGAACACGGACCTGCATGGCCAGAACATCAATCGCAAGATGAGCTGTGCCGAGTTCGTGGACAACCTGGTGGACCTCAACGATGGCGAGAACTTTCCCAAGGACATACTCAAGTATCTCTACCAGGCTATCAAAACAAAGCCGCTGGAATGGGCGCTGTAAGTTCAAGGATTATTTATTCAGGACTTTATTCTAAGCAAGATTGCTAATTTCAGAGATGAGGAGACAGTTGACATGCAGCAGCAGAGAGCCAACAACGCTGCTCTGGCCAATGTTGGAGAGAATCCCTTCCTCGATCCCCCAGAATCGGCAACAGCCGTGGAGTATAAAAAAGGCTATGTGATGCGAAAATGTTGCTATGACAGTAACTTTAAGAAAAGTGAGTAATATTATAAGGACATTGGAGCACATAGATACCAATCTTTGATCTTTATTTCGACAGCTCCCTTTGGTAAACGGTCCTGGAAGATGTTGTATTGCACGCTGCGTGATCTTGTGCTCTATCTCCACAAGGATGAGCATGGTTTCGGCAAGAGTCAAGTGAGTGGAGCAAAGGCACCCTTTAGAAGTCCCTCTAATCCCAATTCAATCCACAGATGTCCGACAATCTGCACAATGCCATTCGCATTCACCACGCACTGGCCACCATGGCCAACGACTACACCAAGAAGCAACATGTGTTCCGCCTGCAGACGGCCGACCAGGCCGAGTATCTGTTCCAGACCAGCGATTCCAAGGAGCTGCAGTCGTGGATAGAGACGATCAACTATGTGTGTGCCGCCATTTCAGCGCCGCCGCTCGAAGGAGGAGTGGGCAGTCAGAAGAGGTTCCAGCGCCCGCTCTTGCCCAGCAAACAGTCCAAACTGATGCTGGTATGTGAATGATACTGAGAGAGAgtatttgtaataaaaatgaaCCTTTCTTTGTAGAAGGAGCAGTTGGAGTCACATGAGCAGCAACTGGCCCAACTGGAACAGGATCTCAACGAGCACAAGAGGGGCCCGATTCCCAGCAAGGGCCTCCCTCTCCAGAACTACAAGGAAAAGGAAAGCTACTTGCAGTACGAAGTGAGTCTACCATCAAGTACTACTATATAGTTCCTTCTAAATGTGTTTTTCCTATTCAGCTACGTCGCTATCGCACATATGTTAGCATTCTGAGCGCCAAGCTACTGGAGGATCAACAACAGCTGGAACTGCAGGCGCAGAAGCCATCGCCGGCAGCGCTCGAGGAAGAGGCCGACACATTCCCAGTGGGCACCACCACGCCGCAAAGTATTATCCTACAGCAACCGAAGGAGCAGGCGCTAAAGGAgccgcaacagcaacagccagcGAACAGGTACAGTCAGCATCCACGTGCTAGCGGAAGCAGctcgtcgtcctcctcgtcCGGCAATGTTCAGCAGGACATTGGCTGACGCGTAATGGGAGTTTTCTCAGCTTGTGTGGTTTAAAGCAGTCTCTGCCATCCATCTCTGTTCCtatctgttttttattttttatttccgctCCTAATTGTTGCTTGAGTTGTTTGTGTATTGTTGTGCTTGTTCGCTTTTTCCTAAAAAACTCCTTTATTGTTGTGTTGTGTTCGTGCCGCAGCTCTCGCCGGATTTCAGTCCGGACCAATGTCGGTTGGAAGAAGCTGTTCTGGGACTCGGTTACCTGCTGTGTTTTCTTGTGTTGCTGGCATTATTGTGATATTCTTACTCCTCTGTAAATATAATTCGTGTGTTTGTTATACTTTTCGTTGTTTTGCATTTCACCCGTTGCAACATGTTGCAAAATCCTCACGATTTCGAGCTTTTATTTCAATAGTTTTAAACATACAAACATATGTGTAACTCAGGCACTGAGTCCAGACTTAAGCGTTGCGTGTAGGCAATTAAAACCACAACAAGATCCCCCAATGTGATTAGTTCTTATGTGAATAATGGTTTTATTTTGAAAGCAACCACACAACATGCTGTGAAAACTCAATGAAACTCAATTGATAAATTAGGAACCTAGAATAACAAATAAAACGAAGCCCAGATGAGATCGTTCAATCTGGATGAAAAGTCAAGATTGGAATAGTTAACTATAGAAAACTGTTTTTTGTAGCACTCGTAGCAAATCGAAGTTTTTGGCGTTAATTGTATACAAAAGAAACATGTATTTAGAAACGAAATTGAACGAAGAATTGTAGAAAACACAAATGTGGTTCATTAGTAGCAAACGTTTACCGTTTATACCTAAGCTAAAAGCATtctaaatatacatacattcaTTAACTCCTGCATCCGgatataatattatacaagTTTTACAAATCCGCACACATCCGACACTCTCACAGTTTAGatttaaaatcaaaagaatATCAATCGAAGCTTGTATGATAAAAGCGAAGGACTCATCTCATTGATACACTCGTTCAATGGTTAACTGATCATTGGTAAAGAATACATCCATATTCAGATACACCTGTGTGCCATGTGACCCCTAGgtggaacaaaaaaaaatactataattTCCCAAAAATCGTTGCTGTTACCTGTTACTTCCTCCGCCCGTTCAAATCCGTTGAAAAGCAAAACCCAAATGGAAGAATTCTTCAATCTTACAGATGGCTCGATGTCTTCTGCTGCTGTAGCCCACTCTGGCGGCATTTGCTCTATTCGAAAAGCCATTAGCCAACTTAGTAACTTGCCAAGATTCACTtagacagcaacaacaacaggcaCAGCACATGCTGCACAGCACTACTCCGGAGGCGATCCGATCCAAGAGGTTCTCCTTGTAAATGCCCTGACCCGTTTTAAATGTGAGCAAGCTACTGCCAAATCTCAATGTTAATTGTTAACTCTTCAGTGTCTAGCTTGGCTTACCTttcaaccaaccaaccaaccaaccaaacaccaattttatgttttaatcACATTTGCTAACCTCGCTTATCGTTCTACACTTACAGAAaggagaagaaaaagaaataattaccTTTCGTTTCGCTCTTGATTTCGATCATTTCAAAAAACCCGCATAACACACACTATCCTCACTCTCCTCCACATGCATCCTGACCATCGTGGTAAGTGCGACGCCAAGCTATATAGTTATCCTGGCCATCTGACTTATGaaacttcttttattttttattttttttttttaaccagaAAAGCAGGCTATGCCCAAGAATGAATTGAATACTCCAAAATGCCACGATCCACGCGGAATCCGCCGGAGagatcaacaaaaaaatattatatatatatttgagaCACGCATCCACACTCGCATACTCAGCACCACTCACCACCAAAACACTACTCACAGGGACATGAAATGAAACAGGGTGGGGAAGGTGCACCACCCGCCTCCACCACCCACCCAACCACACACACTCACGCGCCACGGCTGTGCCGTTTCTGCCACTGAAGAATTTCGGAATCTGTGCACTTTTCAATTACTTTAACCATCGAATGCTAAGAGAGTTCATTTGAGATAATTAGACTACCAACCACACGATAATGATAATTACTTCTAATCGAATTTGTTACGTGTAGCCAGAGGGAAGGAGTTTTATGTTTTGAAGTGGATTATCGACCACTCGAGGTCGTCCATCAGAAGACCGAGGCGGTTCTCGAACTTTGGCATTTTGAGCCAATTAAGCAGCGCGGCAAAAGGTTTCTTGCGAAATCGGTTTCATCTGATTTTTGTAAAGCTTTGCGATCAGTTCGATTTGAAAATGCCTCGCCAAGGACTCTGCTGGACGGCTGTTAAGGGACACGAATGGAAACTGCTTATACACATAGACTTATTACTACGGGAGTTGATACAGAATACTTACATCATTACCTATGCTATCATtataaatgataaaaataaattataaattattgaagaaaatatCTCTACCCAAGCGGAGGAGTATGGAGAGCATCAGCAGCAAAATTTGATTAGCAATGAAAGCAAGGACTAAACTAAGCAATTAATATCATACCATATGTATATGCTTTTCTTACCACTTGTTTAACGACCTATTGCGACTATCATTGTCACACTAACTGGTAACTGGTGTGTGTAGGCACTCTTCTCCAATATACATATTATGTACGGatctatatttatttaaagaatTATCGGTTGATTATGCGACATGTCCATGTAGCTAGAATATGAAATTGATATCCATTTGAGGAGTATAACCAGAATGGAGCAAACAATAACTTTAAATGCatcatatatttttgaatatataatattattgtaTTGTGTAATTATGTAAATGCAAATTATATAACAttgtttataataatttttaacgATTAAACTGAAACGGCAATAAATTCAAAAGATACAAAActaactgaaactgaaactgaagcgAAAGCGAAAGCAACTTGCCTGTGCAGCCAAGCGCCTAAATGTATGCatattgtatatttatttagttgtACATTTTAACTGGCTTACGAGGGCATCAATTAGTTTTTAAAGCAATAGCCTTTCGACCACAcacaaccacacacacacacacccaaaaCAGACAGCCTCCTGCTTCATTTCCCAACAAGACACATCACACGGCGAAAAGGGAAACCAGAACACGAAAGTAGATTCGGTGATTTTTATGTGAACATTTATTACTAAATGATAAGCTTTGAGTACATTTAGGAAAGCCgttatactatactatatacaCGTATATATATGaactatatatagtatatatgaACGAACGCTCCTGTGAGCACCCCAAACAATTACGATATAAATCATTAAATACTTCCAAAAGCATTCAAATTCAACCGCCTTTTTTGTTACTCTTCCGTTTTAAAGGTAAAGGATGTGTCCGTCTCCATTAGCATATTTTCCAATCGCAGGCCCAGTTGCCTTCGCTGCAGGTCCACCTTGACCACCGATGCCACAATCCTGTCGCCGATGCTGAGCTCGCTGTTGTTCATGTGGCTCTTGTGTATCAAGCCATCGCGCTCCACTCCGACGTCCACGAAAGCACCGAACTGGGTAACATTGGTCACAGCTCCTAAAACGCATGGGTCGATTATTTGGGATTCTGGTTGGGAACTGGTTACTCCTTTTACCAACCTGTTACTACATCTCCAATGCTGAGCTCGTCTAGCCTGGTCAGTCCCTGCTTAAAAAGTGGTCGCTTGTCCAGATCTGCCCGGTAATCTTGTAGTAGTTCCCGTTGCAATGCCACCATTAGAAAGTCCAACTGTGAATAATAAATTAGTCGCTTAGCTTAAGAGGATCATCTTTGACCTACCCTTTCCATGGGCAACTTGTGCTGCTTGGCAATCTTTTCCAACTTCGTCTTGGAGCCGGCAAACTCCTTGATCCGAGCTATGAAGCCAGCTTTGCCAATATCCGACAGCTTCAAATCACATTCACTCAGGATACTggaaaaacacaaataatttaCTTAGCTTGTTTagaattttgataaaaaaaatttgcaatatCCGGAATGATCAAGAAGCTGAAAAGGGAGCTCTTAGAGAAGTATCATTATCCGCCGAAGCACCCACCGCCAAAGGTCAAGTATGTAGCCTGTGGGAAAAAGGCTCTTTACCCCCATAAAGTGGGTCATCATACACCGTGCTGGAGCCATCCGATCACAGTGCCAGCCGAGGCCCGCTATGGCGTTTGCTGGGAGTACCCGCCGGAGCGGTACAAGCGCCGTCCGCTACCACCGCCTTGCCGCGGCACCACCTTGCCCGTGGAGTTGCTGCAGCCCACCTTCGAACACTGTAAGAACATCTACACCCGGTACGATGCCCAGTTGGAAAAGTGCGTTCACGAGCAGACCCTGGCACTCGACAGACAGCTGAGTTCTCTGAGACACCAACTGGCCCAAGCCAAGGCCCAGCAAATCGAGAAAGTCAAGATGATGCGCTACCAAGGCGTACGCTATCGGCTTTTAATTGGTGGCTCCTTTGGCACCAAAATTTATCCCGAATACCTTAGCCGAATGACCGAGGAGCGTGCCCTCTGCGAGTTCCAGCGAGCTTACAATTTCGTCAATCAATCAAAGTGtgtaaactatattttttttaatgattagAAGACTCTAAGCCATTCCTACTTTACAGCACCGACTTGACCAGCTCGTTTCTGGAGGTGCGTGAATCCATGAAGGAACTGGAACTGCGATTGAGCAGGCTGGATCGAACTCCCAACAGCCCATTCCTGATCGAGCTGGAAACGGTCCTACAGACGCTTGAAGATCTCAACACATTTTTCTTTGGTGTGATTGTCAAGCTGAAGACCTGGGCCGAGCTCATGGACCCCATGAAGGAGCACTCTATCGAGGACTACCTGGCCTTACTAAGCAAAGAGACCGATTTCAAGACGTTCATGAGTGCTGGCATGGAGAACTGCACGTGTAAGCGGTGTGGCAAGACGGATCCCCTAAAGCCGTATCTACCCTGCTGGTGTCAACCGCTGGAGTCCAGTGATGATTGTAGCGAGACCGTACCAAAGCAGCCGGATCCAGGGTGTCTGCTGATTACAAATTTCAAATTCACGGAGAGCGATTCAGAATTTGTGAAGGAAACGAGCACTACCTCTTTGCTTGTTAAAGAGGCTGAGAAGAAGGCCAAAAAGGCTCAACCAGATCAGTCGGATTAGAATGCCTTCGAAATGTTACACATAATAAAGTTAGAGCTTACCTCTCTGCTACTTTATAGCTCTCGGGATGAACCCAAGTGCAGTCGAGTGGGTTCTGCAATTTGCCTCCAACGCTGAGCGGTTCGATGCGAACGAACCCGGCGCATTGCACGAAAGATTTCTCGCCAATGGTGCGGACGGAAAGCAAATCCTTACGGGTCTGAAATGGTCCTTTTTTCAGCCGGTGTTCAATGATTTTTTCAGCCTTCTTTTCCGACAAGCCAGCAATGTGCCTATGGGTGTTTAATATTATGAGGATTGTCTTAAAAATGGTCATTTTTTTACATACTTTAACACACTCAGGCTCGCAGTGTTCAAGTCCACGCCGACATAGCTCACGCACTCTGAGACGACGTCTTTTAGGGACTCGGTTAGTATCTTTTCCGAAACATCGTGCTGATACATTCCAACACCAAGATGACGAGGTTCTATTTTTACGTACTCGCTCAACGGATCATTTAAACGGCGTGCAATGGAAACTACAAAAAAGTTTAGCTGCTTGAAGATTATCTTTTCTATAATCGACTTTATCCATACCTGCACTTCGCTCGTTGGTGTCCATATCGGGAAACTCCTTGCTAGCCACGTCGCTACAAGAGTAAACAGATGCCCCGTTCTCATTCACGATACTGTAGCGGATCCGCTGGCTATCCAAGGTACCGGCATGGAACATATCCGTCAGCCAATGCTCAGTTTCCCGACAGGCAGTGCCATTCCCGAGGGCAATAATCTGACAGCTTAATGAAAGGATGTGAAGTGCATTTGGAGTAAGAAGAATCAAGTCATTACTTACTTGTGTTTGTTGAGTAAATTAACTAGTGTCTTTTCTGCACCGTGCTTATTAGACCTGGCCCCTTGTGGATAGATGACCCCTGTCTCCAGAACATCGGCTGTCTCAGATATCACCGCCAGTTTACAGCCATTGGTATACCCTGGGTCGATGCTCAGGATACGTTCTCCCTTAAGCGGCGACATCAGTAGCAACTGCTTAAGGTTCTTGGCGAACACATCAATAGCTGCCTTCTGGGCCTTTTCCTTGAGGTCAGCCCGGATTTGACGGCACATCAATGGTTGCACTATGAGAGTTATGAATTAGATAACTAATTACGAGTAGAGATTCACTCACATTTTTTAGAGTAGCACTCTTCCACGGATTTAGTGAAAACCTCCCGTCTTAATGGATAGTGTAGACCCTCAGTCATATATTGATCGTTTATAAAGCGCATTAGATCGCGTTTTAGGTAATCATTCGTCTCCAATTTCACAGACAGGAACTTGTGCTTCTCCCCTCGATTAATGGCTAGCATCTGGTGTGGCTTTATGGTCTTTATGTCTCCTTGAAAGTTGAAATAGTTCTCAAACTTGGAGCTATCTAGCTTCTTATCGGCAATGCTACTGCTTCCTTTGCCGCTAGATGATTTGCTTGAATTTGCCTTTGAGGTCGCAGCCTCCTTGGTCTTGCTGCACTTAAGGAACACTCGATGGACGTTTTGTCTGGAAATAAAGAACATTTATTATCAACCTAAAGAAGTACAACCTAGATTTTACTTACAATCGCCTCAATTCCTCCAAAACATTGGTATTCTTGCTCATATTATGTATTATTATGTTACAGATTCCACTCATCACCAAGGCTTCTGAGGAAAGCGCCTCATTTTCTCGATCGACTATTGAAGCAAGTTCAACTTTCGGAGCCGTGCCATATAGCAGACGATCGGCGTACTCCTCCAGGCCAAGAGCTTTGGCCCGCTCCGCTAAAGTGCCTTTGCTGGCCGGCTTGTAGGGGGCGTAGAGAAACTCCAGCTCCTCATTGGTCTTGGCACACATCAGCTCATCACGAATCTCAGGATTCAAAACATTTTCGCGCTCCAACTGGGTGACAATATTCTCAGCCTTTTTTCTCAGATCCACTATTTCCGTGTAGGTATTACGAATGTCTCGCAAGCGATCCGGAGCTATATGATCTACAAGATCACGTCGGtaactaaataaaaatcatacataAATGTTTCATGTCTTCAAAATAAAGATCTAATCTACCGGCAGATAAATGGAATGGTGTTCTCATTCTCGAAGAGCTGCACAATATTGCGAGCTGCCTGGGGCTGAATATTCTCCGTCTCTGCCAAGAGCTCGTGTATGTTCCACACCTTCCTCCGCTCCCAGAAGGAACTGCGTCCAGTAGTTGTACTAGCAGCTGCTCCATCCGTTTGCGTCACAGGCCGTGGTGGCGGCGTTGGGGCTGGTGGTGCCTCTTCCTGGTTCTCCGGATTGGTTTCATTGGGACATGAGTTCTCATCTTCCTTTGACTTCTTAGCCCGTTTTCTCTTGGGCGCCGTCGCGGCAGGCTCGGCAGCTGTAGTTTTTGTGGGCCACcgtctccttgttgatctattggtattatttttggaaattatttGTCCAGCTGTTCTTAGGGATTACTACTTACGTGCCTGCCAAAGCTTCTGCTGCCCTATCGATGCGGCGACTTTTGGCCTCTGGTGGCTTGTAATCATCGTTCTCCACGACCTCCACGTCCTCCTCTGAATCAGATAGCTCCACTACCAGCTTCGGtttggcagcagcagctcgtCGGGGTCGCGTGGACATGTTAATGGCTTCTTTATACTAAATAACACACATTCATTAAGGTTTAAACAATAAACATAAACCTCCTTAAAAATTACCCGCAAAATGCGGCATTATTCGATTAACCAAAAGCTGATTGGGAAAACAATCGACTACAACTAGTTGCCAACAGCTGATGCGCTCCACCACGAGCCGGcagttaaattttttgttaaaatgcTGAAATATGAATTTCTGCACGGCTTGCAGAAGCGCAGTCATTACCTCCGACAGCTCTCCGGCCAATTCTTCAGTCGATCCTACAGCAGCAAAATCAGAAACATTGGTATTCTGGCGCACATCGATGCGGGTATCTATTCACTTCATGTCCTCTCTCAACCAAGTTATCCTtcaatgaaatttttattttcaggcAAAACAACGACGACAGAACGGATGCTGTTCTATGCCGGCAAGACCAGGACACTGGGTGAAGTGCATCGGGGCAACACAGTTACGGATTACCTAACCCAAGAGCGGGAAAGAGGCATAACGATCTGCAGTTCAGCGGTTACCTTTGCATGGAACGGACACCGGTTACTATACCATTTTTGAACCATCCCCACACTTTACAAATATCTATCCTGGTTCTAGTATCAATTTGTTGGACACACCGGGTCACATTGACTTTACCATGGAGGTGGAACAGTCCCTATACGCCGTCGACGGTGTGGTCGTAGTACTTGACGGAACTGCCGGTGTAGAAGCACAGACGGTTACCGTGTGGACCCAGGCGGACAAGCACAAGCTCCCAAGGCTAATATTTGTCAATAAGATGGATCGCCCCGATGCGGATTTTGAAAAGTGCATTGCTGATCTCAAAGAGAAGCTGGAAGCCCACCCAGTTTGCTTACAATACCCAGTTAAAAATGAGGATGGAGTATTAGGTTTGTGGGCTTGATTCCCAATAGGAGTAATGTACTTATGTTTAACTTTTAGCCATAAATGATGTGATAACATTGGAGCGATTAACATGGCAGCAAAAGGATTTGGGACAGAAGTACATCCGTATGAAGTTGGAGCCCTCCGATGAGCTACGGGATTTGCAGGAAAAGCGGAATGAACTAATTGATCGGTTGTCGGGAGTGGACGACGAGCTCGCCGATGTGGTTATCAGCACAGAAAGCTTCGATAAAGTTGACAACCACCTCATAGAAAGGGCCCTGAGAAGGGCCACCGGCCAGCTGAAAGTAGTGCCGGTGCTTCTGGGATCCGCCTACAAGAATGTCGGAATTCAGCGTTTAATGGATGCCGTGAATTCTTACTTACCGGCGCCTGAAGAACGTAACCAAATCTACGACTGCTTCGGGTAAAAAAGAATGTGTAATATTCTTAAACAGCATCTATATAGTTTCCCTTTTAAAGCTCTGAGGTGGCTGGAAAGGTCTTTAAGATTGTCCATGACAAGCAGCGAGGAGCTTTGACGCTGGTTCGGATCCTACGGGGAGAGATAAAGAAGGGCATGCGTCTAATATCGGCACGTGGCCAGGCAGAGGTGGTGTCCAAGCTGTACGAGCCATTGGCCGATGAGTACCGGGAGGTTAATGCAGTGCAGTCGGGTGATGTGGTGATCTGTGCAGGTCTCAAGGTAAGATGgag
This window contains:
- the LOC6501627 gene encoding PH and SEC7 domain-containing protein isoform X7; the encoded protein is MTEELKVVLRRSEQHSGFGFSLLGTTGPPHVIYDIVENSPAADCGAVEAGDVILKVNGTDVHCYTTKEVLKCLRLSDQLVTLELKRDPKLKARIKEQLANTQSPHYVDIESPNIYDYHSSSSTHSSPNHRPAGPGGGKGTATTPTQTGLRYKSPTHLPSLRQNQNQNSSPLQASGSTTTTTTHTHTHTHSRNSSASSTKIKVVEQSITTSTTSSTGIVGPMSPTGGSGGGGGGGGEEATSPTFRPSRIPQARKANAPKPVPVLHSPQHKRPRPSQIPTKASNGTGNGHPAAQPPLQHSNSYSGSPVTRPRFSAEREPDQDREPEPNSAPPQPAKAPRFEAYMMTGDLILNLSRTPQTSNPLPVQTKKVDSLRDSPCRLANPRVNGALAPRASGESSPTSSSSVDSPTNTSSDSMKRDAKMQRKQQKQQPLQQQQQQQQRDSINNSYNRKDSLTNDTLLMCEELERDEEGEYVLDEENRQQAQQQRQQRYIRQQQNQQRYEYYQNEDELEEQEEVEVEEEREEDQTHYGITNIETYQSGMGRGDEDDSDRQCLVDDDDDDEPYDEEENDAGDEDYSTNSVGSGSAKQRLRALKQRTATRHQQRARDAVDCAARSGSGSSSTTVKSEAGGLALDEISFSVPTSPISLSTPLIDKETANSVPTSPEPSSLAPESSSGAGAGAGAGAGVVVRRHNGHVVRKCDAAGFRTSKSEDHLQQIQREGIAAVIPIDIDEDVNSSLNTLLDTRQDSEDSQSMATVIVNNSSSSALNNNELEPNNNTSSSSSGSSSSNSSNNSSSNNNSSSNITNRSATAVATSTIPPATRTTMNCSSKLNYILCKKASDRDRIVWTYNAPLAPHQLAALQRQQQQQEQQFQHQQQQLQQQHLQQQQQLQQQQQLQQQQQQFYGGMVLSDPSDSDSTILVSDAATLQRQQMKQQLRAQQQRDKERDRDRDQSEHKVVIQVRGLDSNHSNSSGRSDDDVVTLTDEPIGTNPVGLRDGSPPVSDDGSDVESLHSYHYSPKAVDMPSAIRLAKRLHSLDGFKKSDVSRHLSKNNDFSRAVADEYLKHFNFKDKSLDQALREFLQQFSLSGETQERERVLVHFSKRFLDCNPGTFNSQDAVHTLTCAIMLLNTDLHGQNINRKMSCAEFVDNLVDLNDGENFPKDILKYLYQAIKTKPLEWALDEETVDMQQQRANNAALANVGENPFLDPPESATAVEYKKGYVMRKCCYDSNFKKTPFGKRSWKMLYCTLRDLVLYLHKDEHGFGKSQMSDNLHNAIRIHHALATMANDYTKKQHVFRLQTADQAEYLFQTSDSKELQSWIETINYVCAAISAPPLEGGVGSQKRFQRPLLPSKQSKLMLKEQLESHEQQLAQLEQDLNEHKRGPIPSKGLPLQNYKEKESYLQYELRRYRTYVSILSAKLLEDQQQLELQAQKPSPAALEEEADTFPVGTTTPQSIILQQPKEQALKEPQQQQPANSSRRISVRTNVGWKKLFWDSVTCCVFLCCWHYCDILTPL